A region from the Vicia villosa cultivar HV-30 ecotype Madison, WI linkage group LG3, Vvil1.0, whole genome shotgun sequence genome encodes:
- the LOC131655132 gene encoding probable sugar phosphate/phosphate translocator At5g25400: MGKGGSVSDGVMKKILLSYTYVAIWIFLSFTVIVYNKYILDKKMYNWPFPISLTMIHMSFCATLAILLVRVFKFVEPVSMSREVYLSSVVPIGALYSLSLWLSNSAYIYLSVSFIQMLKALMPVAVYSIGVCLKKENYKNDTMFNMLSISLGVGVAAYGEARFDTWGVILQLGAVAFEATRLVMIQILLNSKGISLNPITSLYYVAPCCLVFLSVPWILVEFPVLRDTSSFHFDFMIFGTNSLCAFALNLAVFLLVGKTSALTMNVAGVVKDWLLIAFSWSVIKDTVTPINLFGYGLAFLGVAYYNHSKLQALKAKETQKKTAQADEESGRLLEDREGDGTGRRNDQQN; encoded by the coding sequence ATGGGGAAAGGTGGATCTGTTAGCGATGGCGTAATGAAAAAGATCCTGTTATCCTACACCTACGTAGCGATATGGATCTTCTTATCCTTCACCGTCATCGTCTACAACAAATACATCCTCGACAAAAAGATGTACAACTGGCCCTTCCCCATCTCCCTAACCATGATCCACATGTCCTTCTGCGCAACCCTAGCTATCCTCCTCGTTCGCGTCTTCAAATTCGTGGAACCCGTTTCAATGTCACGCGAAGTTTACCTCTCCTCCGTCGTCCCAATCGGAGCGCTGTATTCGCTTTCTTTATGGCTTTCCAATTCGGCGTATATCTATCTCTCTGTCTCGTTCATCCAGATGCTGAAAGCGCTCATGCCGGTCGCTGTTTACTCGATTGGTGTTTGTTTGAAGAAAGAGAATTATAAGAATGATACCATGTTTAACATGCTTTCGATTTCTTTAGGTGTTGGTGTGGCGGCTTATGGTGAAGCGAGATTTGATACATGGGGTGTGATTCTTCAGCTTGGCGCGGTGGCTTTCGAGGCGACGAGATTGGTTATGATTCAAATCTTGTTGAATTCGAAAGGGATTTCGTTGAATCCGATAACGTCTTTGTACTATGTTGCTCCTTGTTGTTTAGTTTTCTTGTCTGTTCCTTGGATTCTCGTTGAGTTTCCTGTTTTGAGAGATACTTCGAGTTTTCATTTCGATTTTATGATTTTCGGGACTAATTCTCTTTGTGCATTTGCTTTGAATCTGGCTGTTTTTCTTTTGGTTGGGAAGACGTCTGCTTTGACGATGAATGTGGCTGGCGTGGTGAAGGACTGGCTTTTGATTGCGTTTTCGTGGAGTGTGATTAAGGATACTGTTACGCCGATTAATTTGTTTGGGTATGGGCTTGCTTTTCTTGGTGTGGCTTATTATAATCACTCGAAGCTGCAGGCGCTTAAGGCGAAGGAGACGCAGAAGAAAACTGCGCAGGCTGATGAGGAGAGTGGAAGGTTGCTTGAGGATAGGGAAGGTGATGGGACTGGGAGGAGGAATGATCAGCagaattga